A region from the Cryptosporangium arvum DSM 44712 genome encodes:
- a CDS encoding citryl-CoA lyase, which produces MPEYPTAPSYPTALGASSRHEITLLGRSLADDVMGEVGFGELAFWLATQRRPTKGEARVFEAVLAALADHGFTPTAIVTRLTYLSAPDSIQGALAAGLLGGGSRFLGVTEDCGRFLHEALAGKQPDESWDDFARTVVAEQREARRFIPGLGHHVHKDGDPRTPRLFAIAREEDLFGPHLNLFAAIGRVHPEILGKTLPLNGAGVCGAALADLGLPLELLRGFALLARTAGLIGQLAEEIRNPVANDIFLSVDLNNRSVAPEPYGGQNG; this is translated from the coding sequence GTGCCTGAGTACCCCACCGCCCCGAGCTACCCGACGGCATTGGGCGCCTCCAGCCGGCACGAGATCACGTTGCTGGGCCGCAGCCTCGCCGACGACGTCATGGGCGAGGTGGGCTTCGGTGAGCTGGCGTTCTGGCTGGCCACGCAGCGGCGCCCGACGAAGGGCGAGGCCCGCGTCTTCGAGGCCGTGCTGGCCGCGCTGGCCGACCACGGGTTCACGCCGACCGCGATCGTCACCCGCCTGACCTACCTGAGCGCGCCGGACTCGATCCAGGGGGCCCTCGCGGCCGGTCTGCTCGGCGGTGGTTCCCGGTTCCTCGGCGTCACCGAGGACTGCGGGCGGTTCCTGCACGAGGCCCTCGCCGGCAAGCAGCCCGACGAGAGCTGGGACGACTTCGCCCGCACGGTCGTGGCCGAGCAGCGAGAAGCCCGCCGGTTCATCCCCGGCCTCGGACACCACGTGCACAAGGACGGCGACCCGCGTACCCCGCGCCTGTTCGCGATCGCCCGCGAGGAGGACCTGTTCGGGCCGCACCTGAACCTGTTCGCCGCGATCGGCCGCGTGCACCCGGAGATCCTCGGCAAGACGCTGCCGCTGAACGGGGCGGGGGTGTGCGGAGCCGCGCTGGCCGACCTCGGCCTGCCCCTCGAGCTGCTGCGAGGGTTCGCCCTGCTGGCCCGTACCGCCGGCCTGATCGGGCAACTCGCCGAAGAGATCAGGAACCCCGTCGCCAACGACATTTTCCTGTCAGTGGACCTGAACAATCGCTCGGTAGCACCGGAGCCTTACGGAGGCCAGAATGGCTGA
- a CDS encoding iron ABC transporter permease, protein MTTTLDAPVAPGTTAGGKPVRITVAFALGLLLLAGLSLWHLTQGTARLGPGELLAALAPGNSGSDDRAEAVAVLIASRAPRLAAALLVGLAVGVAGAALQSVARNPLTSPDTLAVNAGAYVSVVAVAAAGVALPFGLRGVIAFVGGLAASALVLLVARGGAAGPTRLILAGSAIALALNSLTIVLLMLFQQNTVGLFAWGSGTTVQSGARQVTMAAPVVVLGVLAVLLLAHRLDVLGLGDDSARVLGVGVRRTRVLAVVLAVLLAATAVTVAGPIGFVGLCAPVIARLVARRVPGLGNHLVLLPFAGLVGAVVVVLADVLLRLFVPSDKVISVPTGVLTTIAGAIVLVRLARRVRDGGPAAAPARGASGTVRSRRWVAVVGVVLAGLTVGALIAALLLGDRLVLLGDVVNWWRGASGREVTFVLDQRWPRVLAGLLGGAALALAGSIVQAVCRNPLAEPSLLGVTPGASLGAVAVALLVPGIGIWPVMGIATLTALATFALVYRLAAGRGLSSDRIVLVGIGTSTGATALTTLVIVVAQPWNTNLALTWLAGSTYGRSLTQVAPVALALLIALPVTLAGARTLDLVALDEDVPRVLGVPLNRARLAFLTLAAVLTAAAACAVGALAFVGLVAPHAARALVGARHRRSVPVAVALGAVLVSVADTLGRTVIAPSQLAAGLMTAMIGAPYFIWLLWKARLR, encoded by the coding sequence GTGACCACGACGCTCGACGCACCGGTAGCCCCCGGCACCACCGCCGGGGGCAAGCCGGTCCGCATCACCGTCGCGTTCGCCCTCGGGCTGCTGTTGCTGGCCGGGCTCTCGCTCTGGCACCTGACGCAGGGCACCGCGCGGCTGGGGCCCGGTGAGCTGCTCGCGGCGCTGGCGCCGGGGAACTCCGGCAGCGACGACCGCGCCGAGGCCGTCGCCGTGCTGATCGCCAGCCGGGCGCCGCGGCTGGCCGCCGCCCTCCTGGTCGGCCTCGCGGTCGGGGTCGCCGGCGCGGCGCTGCAGTCGGTGGCCCGCAACCCGCTGACCTCCCCCGACACACTCGCGGTGAACGCCGGCGCGTACGTCTCGGTGGTGGCGGTCGCGGCGGCCGGCGTCGCGCTGCCGTTCGGTCTGCGCGGGGTGATCGCGTTCGTCGGCGGCCTCGCCGCGTCCGCGCTCGTGCTGCTGGTCGCGCGCGGCGGCGCGGCCGGGCCGACCCGGCTGATCCTCGCCGGGTCGGCGATCGCGCTGGCGCTCAACTCGCTGACGATCGTCCTGCTCATGCTCTTCCAGCAGAACACCGTCGGCCTGTTCGCCTGGGGCAGCGGCACCACCGTGCAGTCCGGTGCCCGCCAGGTGACGATGGCGGCGCCGGTCGTTGTGCTCGGCGTGCTCGCCGTGCTGCTGCTCGCGCACCGGCTCGACGTCCTCGGGCTGGGCGACGACTCGGCCCGCGTGCTCGGGGTCGGGGTCCGGCGCACCCGCGTGCTCGCGGTCGTCCTCGCGGTGCTGCTCGCCGCGACCGCGGTGACCGTGGCCGGGCCGATCGGGTTCGTCGGGCTCTGCGCGCCGGTGATCGCCCGGCTGGTCGCCCGGCGCGTGCCCGGTCTCGGCAACCACCTCGTCCTGCTGCCGTTCGCCGGGCTGGTCGGCGCGGTCGTCGTCGTGCTGGCCGACGTGCTCCTGCGGTTGTTCGTGCCGTCGGACAAGGTCATCTCGGTCCCGACCGGCGTGCTGACGACGATCGCGGGCGCGATCGTGCTGGTGCGGCTGGCCCGGCGGGTCCGGGACGGCGGTCCGGCCGCGGCCCCGGCGCGGGGCGCGTCCGGCACGGTCCGGTCCCGACGGTGGGTCGCCGTGGTCGGGGTCGTGCTGGCCGGCCTGACCGTCGGCGCGCTGATCGCCGCGCTGCTGCTCGGCGACCGGCTCGTGCTGCTCGGCGACGTGGTGAACTGGTGGCGCGGTGCGTCCGGCCGGGAGGTCACGTTCGTGCTCGACCAGCGGTGGCCGCGGGTGCTGGCCGGGCTGCTCGGCGGGGCGGCGCTGGCCCTGGCCGGTTCGATCGTGCAGGCCGTCTGCCGCAACCCGCTGGCCGAGCCGTCGCTGCTCGGCGTCACCCCCGGCGCGAGCCTCGGCGCGGTCGCGGTCGCGCTCCTGGTCCCCGGTATCGGCATCTGGCCGGTGATGGGCATCGCGACGCTCACCGCGCTGGCCACGTTCGCGCTCGTCTACCGGCTCGCGGCCGGGCGCGGGCTCTCGTCGGACCGGATCGTGCTCGTCGGTATCGGCACCAGTACCGGCGCCACCGCGCTCACCACACTCGTCATCGTCGTCGCCCAGCCGTGGAACACCAACCTGGCGCTGACCTGGCTGGCCGGCTCCACCTACGGGCGCAGCCTGACCCAGGTCGCGCCGGTCGCGCTGGCCCTGCTGATCGCGCTGCCGGTGACGCTCGCCGGCGCGCGCACGCTCGACCTGGTCGCGCTGGACGAGGACGTACCGCGGGTGCTGGGGGTGCCGCTCAACCGGGCGCGGCTCGCGTTCCTCACGCTCGCGGCCGTGCTGACCGCGGCGGCCGCCTGCGCGGTCGGGGCACTGGCGTTCGTCGGGCTGGTCGCACCGCACGCGGCCCGGGCGCTGGTGGGGGCGCGGCACCGCCGGTCGGTGCCGGTCGCGGTGGCGCTGGGCGCGGTGCTGGTGAGCGTGGCCGACACGCTCGGGCGCACCGTCATCGCCCCGTCCCAGCTCGCGGCCGGTCTGATGACGGCGATGATCGGTGCGCCCTACTTCATCTGGCTGCTGTGGAAGGCCCGGCTCAGGTAG
- a CDS encoding helix-turn-helix transcriptional regulator, whose translation MIDRTGLAEFLRRRREALQPEDVGLPRGQRRRTSGLRREEAAALCHMSADYYARLERERGPQPSEQMIASIAQGLHLSLEERDHLFRLAGHTPPARGPSGDHISPGLLRVFDRLGDTPAEIVTELGETLRQTSLGVALTGVTTEFTGPARSIGYRWFAQPASRALYAAEDHPFLSRMWVSGLRERATLRGPGSRAAGYVELLLAESAEFRELWERHEVGVYPGDTKRFVHPELGALDLACQTLVDPGQSHYLLVYTAIPGSESYDKMQLLSAVGAGSRP comes from the coding sequence GTGATCGATCGAACCGGACTGGCCGAGTTCCTGCGGCGCCGTCGTGAAGCGTTGCAGCCCGAGGACGTCGGCCTGCCGCGCGGGCAGCGCCGGCGCACCAGCGGGCTGCGTCGCGAGGAGGCCGCCGCGCTCTGCCACATGTCGGCCGACTACTACGCCCGGCTCGAACGCGAGCGCGGGCCGCAGCCGTCCGAACAGATGATCGCCTCGATCGCGCAGGGCCTGCACCTCTCGCTGGAGGAGCGCGACCACCTGTTCCGGCTGGCCGGGCACACCCCGCCGGCCCGCGGCCCGTCCGGTGACCACATCAGCCCCGGCCTGCTGCGCGTGTTCGACCGGCTCGGCGACACTCCCGCGGAGATCGTCACCGAACTCGGCGAGACGCTGCGCCAGACGTCGCTCGGCGTCGCGCTCACCGGGGTGACGACCGAGTTCACCGGCCCGGCGCGCAGCATCGGCTACCGCTGGTTCGCCCAGCCCGCCTCGCGGGCGCTCTACGCCGCCGAGGACCACCCGTTCCTCTCCCGCATGTGGGTCTCCGGGCTGCGCGAGCGCGCCACCCTGCGCGGCCCCGGCTCCCGGGCGGCCGGCTACGTGGAGCTCCTGCTCGCCGAGAGTGCGGAGTTCCGCGAGCTCTGGGAGCGCCACGAGGTCGGCGTGTACCCGGGCGACACCAAGCGGTTCGTCCACCCGGAACTCGGGGCGCTGGACCTGGCCTGCCAGACGCTCGTCGACCCGGGCCAGTCGCACTACCTGCTCGTCTACACCGCGATACCGGGCAGCGAGAGCTACGACAAGATGCAGCTGCTGTCAGCCGTCGGCGCCGGAAGTCGTCCATGA
- a CDS encoding heavy metal translocating P-type ATPase, whose amino-acid sequence MIELEIGGMTCASCAARIEKKLNRLDGVSASVNYATERATIHTDGGHSADEFIATVEKTGYTAALPATVVEEPESDPARTRLLVAIALTVPVVVLAMVPAWQFEYWQWLSLTLAAPVVVACGLPFHTATLRNLRHGEASMDTLVSLGTLAAFGWSLWALFFGTAGMPGMTHPFSWSLGDEDPRGTIYLEVAAGVTTFLLAGRYFESRSKRRATGALRALLELGAKDAGVLRDGVETRVAVSALVVGDRFVVRPGETIATDGVVEDGASAVDASMLTGEPIPVEVGPGDAVTGGTVNVGGRLVVRATGVGRDTELARMAALVERAQAGKAPVQRLADRISGVFVPIVLALSVATLGFWAGSGAGWTTAFTAAVAVLIIACPCALGLATPTALLVGTGRGAQLGVLIKGPEILESTRRVDTIVLDKTGTVTTGRMTVHDVIAAPGEDPAEVLRHAAAVEAGSEHPIARAIAAAGVPATPVTGFRNEPGRGVVGRVPGGVGEVVVGRVELLRERGYQVPREVVDAMRGTAVAVGWGGAARGVVTVGDSVKPTSARAVAELTKLGLTPVLLTGDSEAAARAVAAEVGIDRVVAGVLPAGKVDVVGRLQAEGRVVAMVGDGVNDAAALARADLGLAMGTGTDAAIEAADLTLVRGDLLAAVDAIRLSRSTLRTIRGNLFWAFAYNVAAIPLAAAGLLSPMLAGGAMAFSSVFVVLNSQRLRRFTALS is encoded by the coding sequence ATGATCGAGCTCGAGATCGGCGGCATGACCTGCGCGTCCTGCGCGGCGCGCATCGAGAAGAAGCTCAACCGCCTCGACGGGGTGAGCGCGAGCGTCAACTACGCCACCGAACGCGCGACGATCCACACCGACGGCGGGCACAGCGCGGACGAGTTCATCGCGACCGTGGAGAAGACCGGGTACACGGCCGCGCTGCCGGCCACGGTCGTGGAGGAGCCGGAGTCCGACCCCGCGCGCACCCGGCTGCTGGTGGCGATCGCGCTGACGGTGCCGGTCGTGGTGCTCGCGATGGTGCCGGCCTGGCAGTTCGAGTACTGGCAGTGGCTGTCGCTGACGCTGGCCGCGCCGGTCGTCGTCGCCTGCGGGCTGCCCTTCCACACCGCGACGCTGCGTAACCTGCGCCACGGCGAAGCGTCGATGGACACGCTGGTGTCGCTCGGCACGCTCGCCGCGTTCGGGTGGTCGCTGTGGGCGCTGTTCTTCGGTACCGCCGGGATGCCGGGCATGACCCACCCGTTCAGCTGGAGCCTGGGCGACGAGGATCCGCGCGGCACCATCTACCTCGAGGTCGCGGCGGGCGTCACGACGTTCCTGCTGGCCGGGCGCTACTTCGAGTCCCGGTCGAAGCGCCGGGCGACCGGGGCCCTGCGCGCGCTGCTCGAGCTGGGCGCGAAGGACGCCGGTGTGCTGCGCGACGGCGTCGAGACCCGGGTCGCGGTCTCCGCGCTCGTCGTCGGCGACCGGTTCGTGGTGCGCCCGGGCGAGACGATCGCCACCGACGGCGTCGTCGAGGACGGCGCGTCCGCGGTCGACGCCTCGATGCTCACCGGCGAGCCGATCCCGGTCGAGGTGGGGCCGGGCGACGCGGTGACCGGCGGCACCGTGAACGTCGGCGGGCGGCTGGTCGTGCGGGCCACCGGCGTGGGGCGCGACACCGAGCTGGCGCGGATGGCCGCGCTGGTGGAGCGCGCGCAGGCCGGGAAGGCCCCGGTGCAGCGGCTGGCCGACCGGATCTCCGGGGTGTTCGTGCCGATCGTGCTGGCGTTGTCGGTGGCGACGCTCGGCTTCTGGGCCGGATCCGGCGCCGGGTGGACCACGGCGTTCACCGCGGCCGTCGCGGTGCTGATCATCGCCTGCCCGTGCGCGCTCGGGCTGGCGACCCCGACCGCGCTGCTGGTCGGCACCGGGCGCGGAGCGCAGCTCGGCGTGCTGATCAAAGGCCCGGAGATCCTGGAGTCGACCCGGCGCGTCGACACGATCGTGCTCGACAAGACCGGCACCGTGACGACGGGCCGGATGACCGTCCACGACGTGATCGCGGCCCCCGGCGAGGACCCCGCCGAGGTGCTGCGCCACGCCGCCGCGGTGGAGGCCGGCAGCGAGCACCCGATCGCGCGGGCCATCGCCGCCGCCGGAGTCCCGGCGACACCGGTCACCGGCTTCCGCAACGAACCCGGCCGCGGCGTCGTGGGCCGGGTCCCCGGCGGCGTCGGTGAGGTCGTCGTGGGGCGGGTCGAGCTCCTGCGCGAGCGGGGCTACCAGGTGCCCCGCGAGGTGGTGGACGCGATGCGCGGAACCGCGGTGGCCGTCGGCTGGGGCGGCGCGGCCCGGGGCGTGGTCACCGTCGGGGACTCGGTGAAGCCGACGAGCGCCCGCGCGGTCGCCGAACTGACGAAGCTCGGACTCACCCCGGTGCTGCTCACCGGCGACAGCGAGGCCGCGGCGCGGGCCGTCGCGGCCGAGGTCGGCATCGACCGCGTCGTCGCCGGGGTCCTCCCGGCCGGCAAGGTCGACGTGGTCGGCCGGCTCCAGGCCGAGGGGCGGGTCGTCGCGATGGTCGGCGACGGCGTGAACGACGCCGCCGCGCTCGCCCGGGCCGACCTGGGGCTGGCCATGGGCACCGGCACCGACGCCGCGATCGAGGCCGCGGACCTCACGCTCGTCCGCGGTGACCTGCTCGCCGCCGTGGACGCGATCCGGCTGTCCCGGAGCACGCTGCGCACGATCCGCGGGAACCTGTTCTGGGCGTTCGCCTACAACGTCGCGGCGATCCCGCTGGCCGCCGCGGGCCTGCTCAGCCCGATGCTGGCCGGCGGCGCGATGGCGTTCAGCTCGGTCTTCGTCGTCCTCAACAGCCAGCGGCTGCGTCGCTTCACGGCGCTGTCCTGA
- a CDS encoding DUF4062 domain-containing protein encodes MTTSHLPSRRVFLSHTAELATFPEPPAQSFVAAAIDAVNRLGHVPVDMRYFAAAPETPAADSVRAVRDCDVFLGIWGHRYGSIVPDDPERRSYTELEFDAASLTGKRCLLFLLDGDGMLPRRFFDPETAERQKALRDRGSHLIRKTFGTPEELGLEIVTALATLPTAPAGRGTQYGDGRVQVNVFPPA; translated from the coding sequence ATGACCACTTCGCACCTCCCGTCGCGGCGGGTGTTCCTGTCGCACACCGCCGAGTTGGCGACCTTCCCGGAGCCGCCGGCCCAGTCGTTCGTCGCCGCCGCGATCGATGCCGTCAACCGCCTCGGTCACGTACCGGTCGACATGCGGTACTTCGCGGCCGCGCCGGAGACACCGGCCGCCGACTCCGTCCGGGCCGTTCGCGACTGTGACGTCTTCCTCGGGATCTGGGGCCACCGCTACGGCTCGATCGTGCCCGACGACCCGGAGCGTCGCTCCTACACCGAACTCGAGTTCGACGCGGCGAGCCTGACCGGGAAGCGGTGCCTGCTTTTCCTGCTGGACGGCGACGGGATGCTGCCGCGGCGCTTCTTCGATCCGGAGACCGCGGAACGGCAGAAAGCGCTACGGGACCGCGGCAGCCATCTCATCCGGAAAACGTTCGGCACCCCGGAGGAGTTAGGCCTGGAGATCGTGACCGCGCTGGCGACGTTGCCGACCGCGCCAGCGGGCCGCGGCACGCAGTACGGCGACGGCCGCGTCCAGGTCAACGTGTTCCCGCCGGCGTGA
- a CDS encoding IclR family transcriptional regulator domain-containing protein, protein MANRGTGPDFVEALARGLDVLACFDARRPVMTLSEVAAATDLARPTARRLLLTLEEMGYVRTAEGGGFALTPKVLALGMAYVSSQGLWEIARPHLERLVAATGESSSMAQLDGSDIVYVARVSVPKIITLRVDIGTRFPAAQTSQGKVLLAGLAPAEVDRVLAEPSRAGLPPYIGRTAAEFTAELTEVRARGWALADEELAPGVRSVAAPVRDGSGRVRAAMNVTVHAAETSLQTLLDAHLPRLLRTAGDVSAEWALWQSRPHSEIERRTQSA, encoded by the coding sequence ATGGCGAATCGTGGAACCGGGCCGGACTTCGTCGAGGCCCTGGCCCGGGGCTTGGACGTGCTGGCGTGCTTCGACGCGCGCCGGCCGGTGATGACGCTGAGTGAGGTCGCCGCGGCCACCGACCTGGCCCGCCCGACGGCCCGGCGGCTGCTGCTGACGCTCGAGGAGATGGGGTACGTGCGCACCGCCGAGGGCGGCGGGTTCGCGCTCACCCCGAAGGTGCTCGCGCTCGGTATGGCCTACGTCAGCTCGCAGGGGCTGTGGGAGATCGCCCGGCCGCACCTCGAGCGTCTGGTCGCGGCCACCGGCGAGTCCTCGTCGATGGCCCAGCTCGACGGTTCCGACATCGTCTACGTGGCCCGGGTCTCGGTGCCGAAGATCATCACGCTGCGGGTGGACATCGGCACCCGGTTCCCGGCCGCGCAGACCTCGCAGGGCAAGGTGCTGCTGGCCGGGCTCGCGCCGGCCGAGGTGGATCGGGTGCTGGCCGAACCGAGCCGCGCCGGGCTCCCGCCGTACATCGGCCGCACGGCGGCGGAGTTCACGGCCGAGCTCACCGAGGTGCGGGCCCGGGGCTGGGCGCTGGCCGACGAGGAGCTCGCCCCGGGGGTGCGGTCGGTCGCCGCGCCGGTGCGTGACGGCTCGGGGCGGGTGCGGGCGGCGATGAACGTCACCGTGCACGCGGCCGAGACGTCGCTCCAGACCCTCCTCGACGCCCACCTGCCCCGCCTCCTGCGCACCGCGGGTGACGTCAGCGCCGAGTGGGCGCTCTGGCAGTCGCGTCCGCACTCGGAGATCGAGCGGCGCACCCAGTCCGCGTAG
- a CDS encoding CaiB/BaiF CoA transferase family protein: MTEDKSAGPLSGVLVADFSRVLAGPYATMLLADLGADVVKVEGPAGDDTRGWVPPTRDGVGTYYLSVNRNKRSIALDLKDPADLEVAHALSGKADVFIQNFKPGGLRRFGLDYDAVRARNERTIYCSISGFGSAGGAKLPGYDLLVQGMSGLMSLTGDPDGTPFRAGISVFDVMTGMHSVIGILAALHHRDETGEGQHIETNLLSTALSSLVNQTSAYVAGGVVPTRMGNAHLSLFPYEPLRTGDGDLIVVAGNNGQFRRLAEVLGHPEWADDPRFDTVGRRNDNRELLRPLLLEALSARSAQDWFGVLTEAGLPCGPINSVQGGVELAERLGLQPVVEIGDVPTVRNPIRFSATPPTYRSAPPELDEHGDEIREWLGVPRA, translated from the coding sequence GTGACCGAGGACAAGAGTGCGGGGCCGCTGTCGGGAGTGCTCGTCGCGGACTTCTCGCGGGTCCTGGCCGGGCCGTACGCGACGATGCTGCTCGCCGACCTGGGCGCCGACGTCGTCAAGGTGGAGGGCCCGGCCGGGGACGACACCCGCGGCTGGGTACCGCCCACCCGGGACGGCGTCGGCACGTACTACCTGTCGGTCAACCGCAACAAGCGGTCGATCGCGCTGGACCTGAAGGACCCGGCCGACCTCGAGGTCGCGCACGCGCTCTCCGGGAAGGCCGACGTCTTCATCCAGAACTTCAAGCCCGGCGGGCTGCGGCGCTTCGGCCTGGACTACGACGCGGTGCGAGCACGCAACGAGCGCACGATCTACTGCTCGATCAGCGGTTTCGGCAGCGCCGGCGGCGCGAAGCTGCCCGGCTACGACCTGCTCGTCCAGGGCATGTCGGGCCTGATGAGCCTCACCGGCGACCCGGACGGCACACCGTTCCGGGCCGGTATCTCGGTGTTCGACGTGATGACCGGCATGCACTCGGTCATCGGCATCCTGGCCGCGCTGCACCACCGCGACGAGACCGGCGAGGGCCAGCACATCGAGACCAACCTCCTCTCGACGGCGCTGAGCAGCCTGGTGAACCAGACCTCGGCCTACGTCGCCGGGGGAGTGGTGCCCACCCGGATGGGCAACGCGCACCTGAGCCTCTTCCCGTACGAGCCGCTGCGTACCGGCGACGGCGATCTGATCGTGGTGGCCGGCAACAACGGCCAGTTCCGCAGGCTCGCCGAGGTGCTCGGCCACCCGGAGTGGGCCGACGACCCGCGGTTCGACACGGTCGGCCGCCGCAACGACAACCGCGAGCTCCTGCGCCCGCTGCTGCTCGAGGCGCTCTCGGCCAGGAGCGCGCAGGACTGGTTCGGCGTCCTCACCGAGGCCGGTCTGCCGTGCGGCCCGATCAACTCCGTGCAAGGAGGTGTCGAGCTGGCTGAACGATTGGGCTTGCAGCCCGTCGTAGAGATCGGGGACGTCCCGACGGTGCGTAACCCGATCCGGTTCTCGGCGACCCCGCCGACGTACCGGTCGGCCCCACCGGAGTTGGATGAACACGGCGACGAGATCCGCGAGTGGTTGGGAGTTCCGCGTGCCTGA
- a CDS encoding extradiol ring-cleavage dioxygenase yields MAELVAVIASTHHPFYYKTSTLPEEERPPFAAEWIAKIQNFRETLTKARPDVLVMVGSDHFHQLWLDNMPQFLVGKAPAYDANWYNEEREFGLPRMRLAGDEAFSEHILRQGLDAGFDLAFSNELRIDHSVTCPIITLRPEADLPIVPIYTNIFAPPLPQPKRFVQLGRTIRELVESMPGDQRVAVIGTGHLSLELGGPRQFGPTGPDPEFDRKAVEWIASGDIEGCLAEVTLESLHRPGNATHGFMDFMLMMGVAGEGAKADYTETVDLFHTMEAYFTWYPGGAPK; encoded by the coding sequence ATGGCTGAACTGGTCGCGGTCATCGCGTCCACCCACCACCCGTTCTATTACAAGACCAGCACGTTGCCGGAGGAGGAACGTCCGCCGTTCGCGGCCGAGTGGATCGCGAAGATCCAGAACTTCCGGGAGACGCTCACCAAGGCGCGTCCCGACGTCCTGGTCATGGTGGGTTCGGACCACTTCCACCAGCTCTGGCTGGACAACATGCCGCAGTTCCTCGTCGGCAAGGCACCGGCCTACGACGCCAACTGGTACAACGAGGAACGCGAGTTCGGGCTGCCCCGGATGCGCCTGGCCGGTGACGAGGCCTTCTCCGAGCACATCCTGCGCCAGGGCCTGGACGCGGGCTTCGACCTGGCGTTCAGCAACGAGCTGCGCATCGACCACAGCGTCACGTGCCCGATCATCACGCTGCGCCCCGAGGCCGACCTGCCGATCGTGCCGATCTACACGAACATCTTCGCGCCGCCGCTGCCGCAGCCGAAGCGGTTCGTCCAGCTCGGACGGACGATCCGGGAGCTGGTCGAGTCGATGCCCGGTGACCAGCGGGTGGCGGTGATCGGCACCGGTCACCTGTCGCTGGAGCTCGGCGGGCCGCGCCAGTTCGGGCCGACCGGCCCCGACCCGGAGTTCGACCGCAAGGCCGTCGAGTGGATCGCCTCCGGCGACATCGAGGGCTGCCTGGCCGAGGTGACGCTCGAGAGCCTGCACCGGCCGGGCAACGCCACCCACGGGTTCATGGACTTCATGCTGATGATGGGCGTCGCCGGCGAGGGCGCGAAGGCCGACTACACCGAGACCGTCGACCTGTTCCACACGATGGAGGCCTACTTCACCTGGTACCCCGGAGGTGCGCCGAAGTGA